The following proteins are co-located in the Shouchella hunanensis genome:
- a CDS encoding extracellular solute-binding protein — MNKKKAITLMSTCSLVSLLAVGCSNGSGGEASNGGAETIEFMHLWPQGSSAEHHRIVNEIVADFEEESGISVDMQVLSNEQYKDQITILSASNSLPDVGMTWAAGYLDPFVEGNKFAPLDDLLEDGLREEFVAGTLEAYEKEGETYGLPLELNTVYIYYNKSIFDDYQLEVPETYEEFEQVINTLKEENVNPIALGNGDRWTGSMWYMYFADRIGGSETLTSAIDRSGSFEDEALVEAAAKIQEMVENDSFVSGFNGLADEEAKSMFMNEQAAMYMIATWDLPNFTTNEDIPQEFRDSVGYFTFPTVDGSGDAKSYVGGPGVGLFISEDSDVKEESKQFATYFVEQWGERAVSEAGVLPATTVDSDALDLPDMYVDVLNDLNEATNLTLYADVQMSAATAQTHLDLIQSLFGLEITPEEFAEANENALADE; from the coding sequence TATGGCCACAAGGGAGTTCCGCTGAACACCATCGTATTGTCAATGAGATCGTAGCTGATTTTGAGGAAGAGAGCGGTATTTCTGTTGATATGCAAGTACTAAGTAACGAGCAGTACAAAGATCAAATTACGATCTTATCTGCTTCCAATAGTCTTCCGGATGTTGGAATGACGTGGGCAGCAGGTTATTTAGACCCCTTTGTGGAGGGGAATAAATTTGCGCCGTTAGATGATTTATTGGAAGACGGACTAAGAGAAGAGTTTGTTGCAGGGACACTTGAAGCCTATGAAAAAGAAGGAGAAACATACGGTTTACCGCTTGAATTAAACACAGTATACATTTACTACAATAAATCCATTTTTGATGACTACCAGTTAGAAGTGCCTGAAACGTATGAAGAATTTGAACAAGTGATCAACACCTTGAAGGAAGAGAATGTCAATCCTATTGCTTTAGGGAATGGCGATCGCTGGACCGGATCCATGTGGTATATGTACTTTGCAGATCGAATTGGCGGTAGTGAAACCTTAACGAGTGCCATTGATCGTTCTGGTTCGTTTGAAGATGAAGCCCTCGTTGAAGCGGCGGCAAAAATCCAAGAAATGGTCGAGAATGATTCGTTTGTGAGTGGGTTTAACGGATTAGCAGATGAAGAAGCGAAGAGCATGTTTATGAACGAGCAAGCAGCTATGTACATGATTGCGACGTGGGATTTACCGAATTTTACAACAAATGAAGACATTCCTCAGGAATTTAGAGACAGTGTCGGGTATTTTACGTTTCCGACTGTAGATGGTTCTGGCGATGCAAAGAGCTATGTTGGTGGACCTGGTGTTGGTTTATTTATCAGTGAAGACTCAGATGTAAAAGAAGAATCGAAGCAGTTTGCTACGTATTTTGTAGAGCAATGGGGAGAGCGAGCGGTTTCTGAAGCTGGCGTACTTCCTGCAACAACAGTAGACAGTGATGCTCTAGACTTACCTGACATGTATGTAGATGTTTTAAATGACTTGAATGAAGCGACGAATTTAACCCTTTATGCAGATGTTCAAATGTCAGCAGCGACAGCCCAAACACATCTTGATTTGATTCAGTCCTTATTCGGATTAGAAATAACACCTGAAGAATTTGCAGAAGCAAATGAAAACGCTTTAGCAGATGAATAG
- a CDS encoding carbohydrate ABC transporter permease — MNKVMSNKWFITLYLLPALLLLTVLIFIPLLLTGYYGLMSWDGIGAMSFIGLDNYINVVQDATFWQSAGHSFLLALFSTLSLLLYLAVSLILASKIKGANVFRKVYLIPMLLSSVAIAQLWIKIYNPSNGMLNTMLGWIGVENPPLWLADPSIVLYSIFIPILWQYAGFYILIYYAALKGIPETIIEAAKIDGASPLQIALRIKLPLIMGVIKVTIVLAVVGSLKYFDLIFVMTGGGPNGASEVMASYMYKLAFGSYNFGYGSAVGFALLVITLIVTYIVRRLTANKEDIQY; from the coding sequence ATGAACAAAGTGATGTCGAATAAGTGGTTTATAACCCTCTACCTTCTTCCAGCCCTATTGTTACTGACGGTATTAATCTTTATCCCACTTCTTTTGACTGGCTATTATGGCTTAATGAGCTGGGATGGGATAGGCGCAATGAGTTTTATTGGTCTTGACAACTACATAAACGTTGTACAAGATGCTACTTTTTGGCAGAGTGCCGGTCACTCGTTTTTGCTAGCATTGTTTTCAACTTTAAGTTTACTTCTCTACCTAGCCGTCTCGCTTATACTAGCGTCAAAAATTAAAGGTGCCAATGTATTCCGTAAAGTGTATTTAATTCCGATGCTTCTATCTTCCGTGGCGATTGCTCAGCTATGGATTAAGATTTATAACCCTTCAAACGGAATGCTCAATACCATGTTGGGCTGGATCGGAGTGGAAAATCCACCGCTATGGCTTGCGGATCCATCGATTGTTCTTTATTCCATCTTTATTCCGATACTTTGGCAGTACGCTGGATTTTATATTCTGATTTATTATGCAGCTTTAAAGGGGATACCAGAAACCATTATTGAAGCAGCAAAGATCGATGGCGCGAGTCCGTTGCAAATTGCGCTTCGAATTAAGCTTCCATTAATTATGGGTGTGATTAAAGTCACAATCGTTCTAGCCGTTGTAGGCTCACTAAAATACTTTGATTTAATTTTCGTCATGACTGGCGGAGGACCTAACGGAGCAAGCGAAGTGATGGCTTCTTATATGTATAAACTCGCTTTTGGCAGCTATAACTTTGGCTACGGTAGTGCAGTCGGTTTTGCTCTTCTAGTTATTACCTTAATCGTCACCTATATCGTTCGCAGATTAACTGCGAATAAAGAAGATATCCAATATTAA